The following coding sequences lie in one Zingiber officinale cultivar Zhangliang chromosome 2B, Zo_v1.1, whole genome shotgun sequence genomic window:
- the LOC122045067 gene encoding uncharacterized protein LOC122045067: MTSQANLDKMQLRQSYRNLWHTDLMGTIQADFPFCCMAVWCGPCVSYMLRKRALYNDMSRYTCCAGYLPCSGRCGESRCPEFCLCTEVFLCFGNSVASTRFLLQDEFNIQTTKCDNCIIGFMFCLQQVACIFSIVAMIVGSEELQEASQILNCLADLVYCSVCACMQTQHKIELDKRDGKFGPAPVMAVPPVQQMSRIDQPIPPPAGYAPQPVYGQPYGYPPPAGSYPPPGSYPPPAGSYPPPGSYPPPGSYPPPGYPPAGYYPK, from the exons ATGACGTCTCAGGCGAACCTTGACAAGATGCAGCTCCGGCAGAGCTACAGGAACCTCTGGCACACCGACCTCATGGGCACCATCCAGGCTGACTTCCCCT TTTGCTGTATGGCAGTTTGGTG TGGACCATGTGTCTCATACATGCTTCGCAAGCGAGCTCTTTACAATGATATGTCAAG GTACACGTGTTGTGCGGGATATCTACCATGCAGTGGAAGATGTGGAGAAAGTCGATGCCCAGAGTTCTGCCTTTGCACGGAG GTTTTCTTGTGCTTTGGCAATTCTGTTGCCTCAACTCGCTTCTTGCTCCAAGATGAGTTCAACATACAGACTACCAAATGTGATAATTGCATTATT GGATTCATGTTTTGTCTACAACAAGTTGCTTGCATCTTTTCCATTGTCGCAATGATTGTCGGAAGTGAGGAGCTCCAAGAGGCTTCCCAGATCCTGAATTGTTTGGCTGACCTCGTATACTGCTC AGTCTGCGCATGCATGCAG ACACAACATAAGATTGAGTTGGATAAGAGAGATGGCAAGTTTGGACCAGCACCAGTGATGGCTGTGCCTCCAGTCCAGCAAATGTCGCGCATTGATCAGCCTATCCCACCACCGGCAGGATACGCCCCTCAACCAGTTTACGGGCAACCTTATGGTTATCCTCCACCCGCTGGTTCATATCCTCCTCCTGGTTCATATCCTCCTCCTGCTGGCTCATATCCACCACCTGGCTCATACCCTCCACCTGGCTCCTACCCTCCACCTGGATATCCTCCTGCTGGCTACTATCCCAAGTAG